A single window of Liolophura sinensis isolate JHLJ2023 chromosome 6, CUHK_Ljap_v2, whole genome shotgun sequence DNA harbors:
- the LOC135467099 gene encoding histone H2A-like produces the protein MSGRGKGGKAKAKVQSRSSRAGLQFPVSRIHRYLRKGNYSNRVGTGAPVYLAAVMEYLTAEVLELAGNAAREYKKKNINPRHLLLAVRNDEELNRLLSGVAIPRGGVLPNIQAVLLPTKTKRS, from the coding sequence ATGTCTGGACGTGGCAAAGGCGGAAAGGCAAAGGCGAAGGTTCAATCGAGGTCGTCTCGTGCTGGGCTTCAGTTTCCTGTTAGTCGTATTCATCGCTATTTGAGGAAGGGTAATTACTCCAACCGTGTCGGAACAGGGGCTCCCGTGTACTTGGCTGCTGTGATGGAGTATTTGACAGCAGAGGTGTTGGAGTTGGCTGGAAATGCTGCCCgagaatacaagaaaaaaaacatcaacccACGACACCTGCTGCTGGCCGTCCGCAATGACGAGGAGCTGAACAGACTGCTGTCTGGTGTGGCCATTCCCCGAGGTGGCGTCCTTCCCAACATCCAGGCTGTTCTCCTGCCCACGAAGACAAAAAGATCCTAA